Proteins from a genomic interval of Alteromonas macleodii ATCC 27126:
- a CDS encoding diguanylate cyclase, whose translation MDDQSRLKTIDDFMLNSEVPLDLDDLMMVLAEAYKVPIALIGVVGEFEETFKAHYGTTLSKVTREHAFCSHVVEERKQVVVSNAQEDPRFMHNPLVTGEPHICFYAGTPIEINDQVIGAVCLIDTVPREIDAKHLEVLERIGALVSQHISLSREHEALKREHGLIEKSPIVLATWRYDTSLRLVYISKNSERVLGVSPQDLLTGTVALSEVLSEEAEGDFTFAMQAHMEGVETHTCRLQIRTPTRTIWVSMISTANFREDGMLYSVQAFLFDTSDQKYVEDKLNKTNQRMRLLLEASELGTWDWNLAADVNQVNKRWCDIVGLEYEYYDSGSRFFRQLIHPADYVKVEKQLNMHLIGKSKVFNTTFRMKHTDGSWVWVESYGKTVETDAQGKPVRIAGIHRDITQRMESELHERKKTQLLQFINKTRASYLQNNDLTMACQSVLAELIDISDSQFAFVGQMKGDGSSSRLFIHAISEIVWDNSSFSQYAEYKKRNLYFSNFDNLFGTSILTGEVTISNAPNSHPNSKGVPHGHPRISRFLGLPIKVKDKVVGMVGLANKFDTYTDEDAEFLQPFLDALAGLFYAVELEEARAVAEEKLRHLAMTDSLTGLYNRRAFLDECISFSKQHCRGCVAIVDIDHFKKVNDTYGHDAGDQALIAVARKIAKHNQAPNVVARLGGEEFAIVMIGDKKEEIHRQLEALRIAVEEGRVTYKTDTMNLSISIGATFIKDTFEADFSALLSLADKALYRAKEQGRNQVVWDE comes from the coding sequence GTGGATGATCAAAGCCGGTTAAAGACAATTGATGACTTTATGCTCAATAGCGAAGTGCCGTTAGATCTTGATGATTTAATGATGGTGCTCGCAGAGGCATACAAGGTGCCGATCGCACTCATTGGCGTCGTCGGAGAGTTTGAAGAAACCTTTAAAGCACACTACGGAACCACTCTTTCTAAAGTCACTCGTGAACATGCGTTTTGTAGTCACGTCGTTGAAGAGCGCAAGCAGGTGGTTGTTAGCAACGCGCAAGAAGATCCACGGTTTATGCATAATCCTCTCGTCACCGGAGAACCTCACATTTGTTTCTACGCAGGAACGCCGATCGAGATAAATGATCAGGTAATCGGTGCCGTATGTTTAATTGATACCGTGCCAAGAGAAATAGACGCAAAACACTTAGAAGTTTTAGAGAGAATAGGTGCTTTGGTTAGTCAGCATATTTCGCTTTCAAGAGAACACGAAGCGCTTAAACGCGAGCATGGGCTTATTGAGAAGTCTCCTATTGTGTTGGCAACGTGGCGCTATGATACGTCGTTGAGGCTGGTGTATATCTCGAAAAATAGTGAGCGTGTATTGGGAGTTTCACCCCAAGATTTGCTCACTGGAACGGTGGCATTGAGTGAGGTGCTGTCTGAGGAGGCGGAGGGTGATTTTACCTTTGCTATGCAGGCCCACATGGAAGGTGTTGAAACGCACACCTGCCGTCTTCAGATAAGGACGCCAACGCGTACTATTTGGGTGAGCATGATATCAACGGCAAATTTTCGCGAAGACGGCATGTTGTACTCGGTTCAAGCATTTTTGTTTGACACTAGTGACCAAAAGTATGTGGAAGACAAGCTCAATAAAACCAATCAGCGGATGCGTTTATTACTCGAGGCTTCAGAGTTAGGAACATGGGACTGGAACTTGGCCGCCGATGTTAATCAAGTCAACAAGCGCTGGTGCGACATTGTTGGTCTTGAGTATGAATACTATGACAGTGGCTCCCGCTTTTTTAGACAGCTCATTCATCCCGCGGATTACGTCAAAGTTGAAAAGCAGCTCAACATGCATCTAATTGGTAAGAGCAAAGTCTTTAACACCACATTTCGCATGAAACACACTGATGGCTCTTGGGTTTGGGTTGAAAGTTATGGGAAAACCGTTGAGACAGATGCCCAAGGTAAGCCGGTTCGTATAGCAGGTATTCACAGAGATATAACGCAGCGAATGGAAAGCGAACTGCATGAGAGAAAGAAAACCCAGCTCCTTCAATTTATCAATAAAACCCGGGCATCATATCTCCAAAACAATGACTTGACGATGGCGTGTCAGTCCGTACTGGCTGAACTCATAGATATCTCAGATAGCCAGTTTGCCTTTGTCGGCCAAATGAAAGGAGACGGTAGCTCATCTAGACTTTTCATTCATGCGATTTCTGAAATTGTTTGGGATAACAGTAGCTTTTCTCAATATGCAGAGTACAAAAAACGAAACCTCTACTTTAGCAACTTCGATAACCTTTTTGGAACCTCAATTTTAACGGGAGAAGTTACCATTAGTAATGCGCCAAACAGTCACCCTAATTCCAAAGGTGTTCCGCACGGTCATCCGCGCATTAGCCGATTTTTAGGCCTACCAATAAAAGTGAAAGATAAAGTAGTGGGAATGGTCGGTTTAGCGAATAAGTTTGATACCTACACTGACGAAGATGCTGAGTTTCTACAGCCCTTTTTAGATGCTTTGGCTGGCTTGTTCTACGCAGTAGAGCTTGAGGAAGCCCGAGCCGTTGCTGAAGAGAAGCTTAGGCATTTGGCGATGACTGATTCTTTAACGGGCCTTTATAACCGACGCGCGTTCCTTGACGAGTGCATCTCATTTTCAAAACAACATTGTCGAGGATGTGTTGCTATCGTCGATATTGATCACTTCAAAAAAGTAAACGATACCTACGGTCACGATGCTGGAGATCAGGCGCTTATTGCTGTTGCGAGAAAAATAGCTAAACATAATCAAGCGCCAAATGTCGTGGCTCGATTAGGAGGAGAAGAGTTTGCAATAGTCATGATAGGTGACAAGAAAGAAGAGATCCATAGGCAGCTAGAAGCACTGCGCATTGCTGTTGAAGAAGGAAGGGTGACCTACAAGACAGACACGATGAATTTATCGATCAGCATCGGCGCAACATTTATCAAAGACACCTTTGAGGCGGATTTCAGCGCCCTCTTATCGCTTGCTGACAAGGCGCTGTACAGAGCCAAGGAGCAGGGCAGAAACCAAGTCGTATGGGATGAATAA
- the ctaD gene encoding cytochrome c oxidase subunit I, translating to MSKATEVISPDTSAPHDGHLHDDHEHHDHIPKGITRWLFTTNHKDIGTLYLWFAFIMFLVGGAMAMVIRAELFQPGLQIVEPNFFNQMTTVHGLIMVFGAVMPAFTGLANWLIPMMIGAPDMALPRMNNWSFWILPGAFLILLSSLFMEGGGPAFGWTFYAPLSTTYSGDSTALFVFSVHIMGISSIMGAINVIVTIFNMRAPGMTWMKMPLFVWTWLITAFLLIAVMPVLAGAVTMVLTDKFFGTSFFDAAGGGDPVMFQHIFWFFGHPEVYIMILPAFGIISQIVPTFSRKQLFGYASMVYATASIALLSFVVWAHHMFTTGMPVYMEMFFMFATMLISVPTGVKVFNWVATMWRGSLSFEMPMMFAIAFIVLFTIGGLSGLMLAITPVDFQYHDTYFVVAHFHYVLVTGAVFSIMAAVYYWLPKWTGKMYDTALAKWHFWCSLVSVNVLFFPMHFVGLAGMPRRIPDYALQFADFNKWISLGGFAFGLSQLIFLALLIKACKKQGEPVSAQVWDGAEGLEWEIPSPAPYHTFETPPVVK from the coding sequence ATGAGCAAAGCAACTGAAGTTATTTCGCCAGATACCTCTGCGCCTCATGACGGTCACCTACATGATGACCATGAACACCACGATCATATTCCTAAAGGGATAACGCGTTGGTTGTTTACCACTAACCATAAAGACATAGGCACACTTTACCTGTGGTTTGCCTTTATTATGTTTTTAGTTGGTGGTGCGATGGCCATGGTGATCCGCGCTGAACTATTCCAACCCGGTCTACAAATTGTAGAGCCAAACTTCTTTAACCAAATGACTACGGTACACGGGCTTATCATGGTATTTGGTGCAGTAATGCCAGCCTTTACTGGGCTCGCAAACTGGCTTATTCCCATGATGATCGGCGCCCCTGACATGGCGTTACCGCGCATGAATAACTGGAGCTTCTGGATTTTACCAGGTGCCTTTCTCATTCTATTGAGCTCGCTCTTTATGGAAGGCGGCGGCCCTGCTTTTGGATGGACTTTCTACGCGCCCCTTTCAACGACTTACAGTGGCGATTCGACAGCGTTGTTTGTGTTCTCTGTTCACATCATGGGTATTTCATCCATTATGGGTGCGATTAACGTGATTGTGACCATCTTTAATATGCGTGCGCCAGGCATGACCTGGATGAAAATGCCGCTGTTTGTATGGACGTGGCTTATCACGGCATTCTTGCTGATTGCGGTAATGCCAGTGCTCGCCGGTGCGGTTACCATGGTGTTAACTGATAAGTTCTTTGGCACGAGCTTTTTTGATGCTGCTGGTGGCGGCGACCCGGTTATGTTCCAGCATATTTTCTGGTTCTTCGGGCACCCTGAAGTGTACATTATGATCTTGCCCGCTTTCGGCATTATCTCGCAAATTGTTCCTACCTTCTCTCGAAAGCAGCTGTTTGGATACGCGTCTATGGTTTACGCCACGGCGTCGATTGCGCTGCTCTCTTTTGTTGTGTGGGCTCACCATATGTTCACCACGGGCATGCCGGTGTACATGGAAATGTTTTTCATGTTTGCCACCATGCTTATCTCGGTGCCTACTGGCGTAAAAGTGTTTAACTGGGTAGCGACCATGTGGCGCGGCTCACTGAGCTTTGAAATGCCAATGATGTTCGCTATTGCCTTTATTGTGCTGTTCACCATTGGTGGGTTGTCAGGGCTAATGTTGGCGATCACGCCCGTGGACTTCCAATATCACGACACTTACTTCGTTGTAGCCCATTTCCACTATGTACTGGTAACTGGCGCGGTCTTTTCCATCATGGCTGCGGTGTATTACTGGTTGCCTAAATGGACGGGAAAAATGTATGACACAGCTTTAGCTAAATGGCATTTCTGGTGCTCACTGGTATCGGTCAATGTGTTGTTCTTCCCTATGCACTTTGTGGGTTTGGCTGGTATGCCACGCCGTATTCCTGACTATGCATTGCAGTTCGCTGATTTTAATAAATGGATAAGCCTGGGTGGTTTTGCATTCGGTTTATCTCAGCTCATCTTTCTTGCCCTGCTTATCAAGGCATGCAAAAAGCAAGGTGAGCCGGTATCAGCGCAAGTTTGGGACGGCGCAGAAGGATTGGAATGGGAAATTCCATCACCCGCTCCTTATCACACGTTTGAAACGCCACCTGTCGTTAAGTAA
- the ilvA gene encoding threonine ammonia-lyase, biosynthetic, with amino-acid sequence MAAEHVSDHEYLKKILLAPVYDVAVASELSYMSLLSAELGNEIFLKREDQQPVKSFKLRGAYNRICSLSDEQLQAGVIGASAGNHAQGLAYSAKMKGIQATIVMPETTPDIKVDAVRRFGGENVNVVLHGTSFDQASSHAKALCETHGYTFVPPFDDPDVIAGQGTVARELLEQNPHLDILFIAVGGGGLAAGIAVYLKQLKPSIKIVAVESEESACFIKAKAQGAPTELESVGIFADGVAVKVMGQETFRLCNRLIDETITVTNDEICGAIKDIFDDTRVIAEPAGALSVAAIRKYAKQHDLKGKKLGGILCGANINFHTLRYVSERCELGEQKEAVFAVKIPENKGAFKQFCECVGAKAITEFNYRYASESEAHIFVGVKLKGGQQEFAALQSDLESKGYDCVNLTDNELAKLHVRHMVGGRPPTILNEQVFSFEFPERPGALLNFLNTLGEQWNITLFHYRNHGAAEGLVLAGFDIAPESRDDFNQHVAELGYKVEEVTDNPAYRFSCRNQRRSK; translated from the coding sequence ATGGCAGCCGAACACGTTAGCGATCATGAATATTTGAAGAAGATCTTACTTGCCCCTGTTTACGATGTAGCAGTGGCAAGTGAACTTTCCTATATGTCTTTGCTTTCAGCCGAGCTTGGCAATGAAATTTTTCTGAAACGGGAAGATCAGCAGCCGGTAAAAAGCTTTAAGCTGCGCGGTGCCTATAACCGTATTTGCTCACTAAGCGACGAGCAATTGCAAGCTGGCGTAATTGGCGCCTCGGCGGGTAATCATGCGCAAGGCTTAGCGTACAGTGCAAAAATGAAAGGTATTCAGGCGACTATTGTCATGCCTGAAACCACGCCTGATATCAAGGTAGACGCAGTACGACGCTTCGGAGGTGAAAACGTGAATGTGGTATTGCATGGCACCAGCTTTGATCAAGCAAGTAGCCATGCAAAAGCATTATGTGAGACCCACGGTTATACCTTTGTTCCGCCCTTTGACGACCCCGATGTCATTGCAGGGCAAGGTACAGTCGCGCGAGAGCTGCTAGAGCAAAACCCACACCTCGATATCTTATTTATTGCTGTGGGCGGCGGTGGTTTAGCCGCTGGTATTGCGGTTTACTTAAAGCAACTAAAACCAAGCATAAAAATCGTTGCGGTAGAGTCGGAAGAATCGGCCTGTTTCATTAAAGCAAAGGCGCAAGGCGCGCCTACCGAGCTTGAAAGCGTCGGCATTTTTGCTGATGGCGTTGCTGTTAAAGTGATGGGGCAGGAAACTTTCCGTCTGTGTAATCGTTTAATTGATGAAACCATTACGGTTACTAATGATGAAATATGCGGAGCAATTAAGGATATCTTTGATGATACCCGTGTTATTGCAGAGCCTGCGGGCGCATTGTCGGTGGCGGCAATTCGCAAGTACGCTAAGCAACACGACCTCAAAGGTAAGAAGTTAGGCGGCATTCTGTGTGGCGCAAACATCAACTTTCATACCCTTCGCTATGTGTCTGAACGCTGTGAATTAGGTGAGCAGAAAGAAGCGGTCTTTGCGGTTAAAATTCCTGAAAACAAAGGTGCGTTTAAACAGTTTTGCGAGTGCGTTGGGGCAAAAGCAATCACCGAATTTAACTATCGCTATGCCAGTGAGAGCGAAGCACATATTTTCGTGGGCGTTAAGCTTAAAGGCGGGCAGCAAGAGTTTGCTGCACTGCAAAGCGACCTTGAAAGCAAAGGGTATGACTGCGTTAACTTAACCGATAATGAGTTAGCGAAGCTCCATGTTCGTCACATGGTTGGTGGCCGTCCGCCAACTATTCTCAACGAGCAAGTCTTCAGCTTTGAATTTCCTGAGCGTCCGGGTGCGCTACTGAACTTCTTAAATACGTTAGGTGAACAGTGGAATATTACCCTATTTCACTATCGCAACCATGGCGCAGCAGAAGGTTTGGTATTGGCAGGCTTTGATATCGCACCAGAAAGTAGAGATGACTTTAACCAGCATGTTGCTGAGTTAGGCTATAAGGTTGAAGAAGTAACAGACAACCCCGCCTATCGTTTTTCCTGTCGCAACCAGCGAAGGTCTAAATAG
- the coxB gene encoding cytochrome c oxidase subunit II, translating to MKQLTTVFAKWCSSIPILLFSPLLFAQEASEEASSLNLRRGATDISGQVYDLHMLMFFICVGIAVVVFGVMFASMYLHRKSRGAKPANFHENVKVEIAWTVIPFLILIFMAVPAANTLIAMEDTSEPDMTVLVTGSQWKWHYKYMDSDVEFYSLLATQREQIENKFQKTDNYLLEVDRPLVIPTGKKVRFLITSDDVIHSWWVPDFAVKKDANPGFINESWAKVNEPGIYRGQCAELCGKDHGYMPVVVIAKEPAEFEKWMGEQEEIVRKAKEEEQRLLSMNMSMDELMKEGERVYNATCAACHMPNGEGLPGVFPALKGSKMALEDQQGHIDIVLHGKSGTAMQAFGKMLSLKEIAAVVTYERNAWGNKTGDMVQAKDVNAVANGN from the coding sequence GTGAAACAACTAACGACCGTTTTCGCAAAATGGTGTTCTAGTATACCAATTTTGCTTTTTTCCCCTTTGCTTTTTGCGCAAGAAGCAAGCGAAGAAGCCTCTTCGCTTAATTTGAGACGCGGTGCTACCGACATCAGTGGGCAGGTATACGACCTCCATATGTTGATGTTCTTCATTTGTGTAGGTATCGCGGTTGTAGTTTTTGGCGTGATGTTCGCCTCAATGTATCTACATAGAAAGTCCCGTGGCGCCAAGCCAGCGAATTTTCACGAAAACGTGAAGGTCGAAATTGCTTGGACCGTTATTCCTTTCCTTATTCTTATCTTCATGGCGGTACCCGCAGCGAATACTCTAATTGCTATGGAAGACACGTCTGAGCCTGACATGACGGTGTTAGTAACAGGCTCTCAATGGAAATGGCATTACAAGTACATGGATAGCGATGTAGAGTTTTATTCTTTACTCGCCACTCAGCGCGAGCAAATAGAGAACAAATTCCAGAAAACAGATAACTACCTGCTGGAAGTTGACCGTCCCTTGGTTATTCCTACTGGGAAAAAAGTACGCTTTCTTATTACCTCTGACGACGTTATCCACTCTTGGTGGGTTCCTGACTTTGCCGTGAAAAAAGATGCCAACCCCGGCTTTATTAACGAGTCTTGGGCCAAGGTGAATGAGCCGGGTATTTATCGCGGACAATGCGCAGAGCTTTGTGGTAAAGACCATGGCTATATGCCGGTTGTGGTAATTGCTAAAGAACCCGCCGAGTTTGAAAAGTGGATGGGCGAACAAGAAGAGATTGTTCGTAAAGCAAAAGAAGAAGAGCAGCGTCTACTTTCTATGAATATGTCTATGGATGAACTGATGAAAGAGGGCGAGCGAGTATACAACGCAACGTGCGCTGCTTGCCATATGCCAAATGGTGAAGGTTTACCTGGCGTGTTCCCGGCATTAAAAGGCAGCAAGATGGCACTAGAAGATCAGCAAGGTCACATTGACATCGTGCTGCATGGAAAGTCAGGAACAGCCATGCAAGCGTTTGGAAAAATGCTGAGTCTTAAGGAAATTGCCGCCGTAGTCACTTACGAGCGAAATGCCTGGGGCAATAAAACTGGCGATATGGTTCAAGCCAAAGATGTAAACGCAGTGGCAAACGGAAACTAG
- the plsB gene encoding glycerol-3-phosphate 1-O-acyltransferase PlsB translates to MSWMRKALLSVFHYPVKLLVKAHSIPVNVETELGIDKSKPIVYLLPTNSVTDQLALRMSTKALGLPSPTETLTLAGREYSSTLFLRKTQPLFRSSAKDTGIEDVFTDLFHLHRDHENLDLQVVPVYVTWGRAPGRGKPGLSDLIADKAAPSWLRKLFIVLFLGRDNFINYSKAVSARAMSNQHGSDQSIAHKLVRVASTHFQRKRQSMTGPTLLERQELNNSVLGSDAVRRAIAEESRSKKVSHEKAKETAQTYITEIAADYREGLIRFGDRLLTRIWNKIYNGISVGHADRIRELAANGHEIIYVPCHRSHMDYLLLTYVIYHEGMVTPHIAAGINLNFWPVGKMFRRGGAFFLRRSFAGNKLYTAVFREYLELLFNKGYSVKYYPEGGRSRTGRLIPPKTGMLAMTIQAMLKGVNRPVSIVPVYIGYENVMEVKSYLNELKGSKKKKESNLQVFSAIRKLKNYGHGYVNFGEPIALNQFLENHVPNWRDCRDAEPEKKPAWLTPAVNELANNVMTRINRAAALNGMALASLCLLSSKRQTMSEAELKQAMGDFMDLFKAVPFSDDATIPDSSAEELLRDTLKLGRFDVKEDDYGRLISPQPKSAVYLTYYRNNILHLFAIPGLIMASIFAKKGTTKNSIFQLIAALYPLLQKELFLHLTQDEALAHTDALITALLNKGLLRQEGDELLPPDAHCKQFHSAWLLSRCMQETLQRYAVVLTILDKEKVISRSALERESKQVAERLSALYGLSSPEFYDKNVLSSFISALKENHWLDSEKDGSLKYSEECEALRADVMALIWPEMMQHLENVTLNASN, encoded by the coding sequence ATGTCGTGGATGCGAAAAGCCCTTCTGTCGGTATTTCATTATCCTGTTAAGTTACTGGTTAAAGCCCACAGCATTCCAGTTAACGTTGAAACCGAATTAGGAATAGATAAAAGTAAACCTATCGTTTATCTACTCCCCACCAACTCAGTGACAGACCAACTTGCACTGAGAATGTCGACTAAAGCGCTAGGTTTACCTAGTCCTACAGAAACCCTCACATTAGCGGGGCGAGAGTATTCGTCGACCTTATTTTTACGCAAAACCCAGCCTCTTTTCCGCTCGTCGGCTAAAGATACGGGAATTGAAGACGTTTTTACTGACCTCTTTCATTTGCATAGAGACCATGAAAACCTAGATTTACAAGTTGTTCCTGTCTATGTGACGTGGGGCCGTGCCCCGGGTCGTGGAAAGCCAGGCTTAAGCGATCTTATTGCTGATAAAGCGGCGCCAAGTTGGCTTCGTAAGTTGTTCATTGTGCTGTTTTTGGGCCGCGACAACTTTATTAACTACTCTAAAGCCGTTTCTGCACGCGCGATGTCCAATCAACATGGTAGTGACCAAAGTATTGCACATAAGCTTGTGCGCGTAGCAAGCACTCACTTTCAAAGAAAGCGCCAAAGCATGACTGGCCCTACGCTGTTAGAGCGTCAAGAACTCAATAATAGTGTGTTGGGCTCTGATGCAGTGCGTCGCGCTATTGCTGAGGAATCACGAAGCAAGAAGGTGTCTCATGAAAAAGCGAAAGAGACTGCCCAAACCTACATCACAGAAATCGCGGCAGACTACCGCGAAGGGCTAATTCGTTTTGGCGACAGGCTACTTACCCGTATATGGAACAAAATTTATAACGGTATTAGTGTAGGTCATGCCGATCGCATTCGTGAATTGGCGGCTAATGGTCATGAAATCATCTACGTACCGTGCCACCGTAGTCACATGGATTACCTATTATTAACTTACGTGATTTATCACGAGGGTATGGTTACGCCACATATCGCTGCAGGTATCAATCTGAACTTTTGGCCGGTTGGAAAAATGTTCCGTCGTGGCGGTGCTTTTTTCTTACGCCGCAGTTTTGCAGGCAACAAGCTCTACACAGCTGTTTTCAGAGAATATCTAGAGCTGCTGTTTAACAAAGGCTATTCGGTAAAATACTATCCCGAAGGTGGCCGCAGCCGAACCGGCCGTTTGATCCCACCGAAAACGGGCATGCTAGCCATGACCATTCAAGCCATGCTCAAAGGCGTTAACCGTCCCGTTAGTATCGTGCCTGTTTATATCGGCTATGAAAACGTGATGGAAGTGAAGAGCTATTTGAACGAACTCAAAGGCTCTAAGAAGAAAAAGGAATCTAACCTTCAGGTGTTCTCGGCTATTCGTAAACTCAAGAATTATGGTCACGGATACGTGAATTTTGGCGAACCCATTGCGCTTAACCAGTTTCTTGAAAATCATGTGCCTAACTGGCGAGATTGTCGCGATGCCGAGCCAGAGAAAAAACCAGCGTGGCTGACACCTGCGGTTAACGAACTGGCCAATAATGTCATGACGCGAATTAATCGCGCAGCGGCATTAAATGGTATGGCGTTAGCGTCGTTATGCTTACTGTCTTCTAAACGACAGACCATGAGTGAAGCAGAGTTAAAACAAGCAATGGGCGACTTCATGGACTTGTTTAAAGCGGTACCGTTCAGCGATGATGCCACCATTCCAGATTCATCAGCGGAAGAGCTACTGCGCGATACGCTGAAATTAGGCCGCTTTGACGTAAAAGAAGACGATTATGGGCGTTTGATCAGTCCTCAACCAAAATCAGCGGTATACCTCACTTATTATCGCAACAACATTTTGCACTTATTCGCGATCCCAGGTCTTATAATGGCGTCTATCTTCGCGAAGAAAGGCACCACGAAGAACAGTATTTTTCAGCTTATTGCGGCGCTTTATCCGTTGCTGCAAAAAGAGCTATTCTTGCACCTTACCCAAGATGAGGCGCTTGCGCATACTGATGCGCTTATAACAGCGCTACTAAACAAAGGATTGTTGCGTCAGGAGGGCGATGAACTGTTGCCGCCAGATGCACACTGCAAACAATTCCACTCAGCATGGCTGTTAAGCCGATGTATGCAGGAAACGCTTCAGCGTTACGCGGTGGTATTGACCATTCTTGATAAAGAAAAAGTGATTAGCCGAAGTGCGCTTGAGCGCGAAAGTAAGCAAGTGGCTGAACGCTTATCTGCTCTCTACGGGCTAAGCTCACCAGAGTTTTACGATAAGAATGTGTTGTCTAGCTTTATCAGTGCATTGAAAGAAAACCACTGGCTGGACTCTGAAAAAGATGGCAGCTTGAAGTACTCAGAAGAGTGTGAAGCCTTACGTGCTGACGTTATGGCCCTGATTTGGCCAGAAATGATGCAGCATTTGGAGAACGTTACACTAAACGCTTCGAATTAA
- the lexA gene encoding transcriptional repressor LexA gives MRPLTARQTEVLELIKTTMLETGMPPTRAEIARQLGFRSANAAEEHLKALARKGVIEILPGTSRGIKLNIPLDNDAQEEEGLPLIGRVAAGEPILAQEHVESHYKVDPALFQPHADFLLRVNGMSMKDIGILDGDLLAVHRTTDVHNGQVVVARVDEDVTVKRLEKRGREVLLHAENDEFAPIKVDLATEHFAIEGIAVGVIRNADWM, from the coding sequence ATGCGCCCACTCACAGCTCGACAAACCGAAGTTTTAGAACTTATTAAAACAACCATGTTAGAAACGGGAATGCCGCCTACTCGTGCGGAAATAGCCCGTCAGCTTGGCTTTCGTTCTGCTAATGCAGCAGAGGAACATTTGAAAGCATTGGCGCGTAAAGGCGTGATTGAAATTTTGCCTGGTACGTCTCGTGGCATTAAGCTCAATATCCCTCTTGATAACGACGCACAAGAAGAAGAAGGCCTACCGTTAATTGGGCGTGTTGCAGCCGGTGAGCCGATCTTGGCGCAAGAGCATGTTGAATCGCACTACAAAGTCGATCCTGCACTGTTTCAACCCCATGCCGACTTTTTGCTACGCGTTAACGGTATGAGCATGAAAGACATTGGTATTTTAGACGGTGATCTTCTCGCTGTTCATCGCACCACTGATGTACACAACGGTCAGGTGGTTGTGGCGCGTGTCGATGAAGACGTCACCGTAAAGCGTCTAGAGAAACGCGGGCGTGAAGTATTGCTTCATGCTGAGAATGATGAGTTTGCACCAATAAAAGTTGATTTGGCGACTGAACATTTTGCGATAGAAGGCATTGCGGTGGGTGTGATCAGAAACGCTGACTGGATGTAG